The following DNA comes from Solea solea chromosome 6, fSolSol10.1, whole genome shotgun sequence.
GAGACCCATCCGGAGGTAAAACCCACATACTTCATGCACTTAGTCAATGTAACAtgatcctctgtgtgtgtgtgtgtgatgccttCATGCAACACACCATCTCCACAGCAGTGGAGGATCTGGatcgccccctagtggcaaaCTGCAGTACATAACCAGCTTTATGTTTacaagaacatgaagaacaaaatgtgacaaaaaagtcatgctttagtatgtcgtccaaaatgtgacaaaaaagtattcAGTCCACCACCACCGATTGTGCAGGACctcccacttaaaatgatgacagaggtctgtaattttcatcataggtacacttcaaccatgagagacagaatgtgaaacaaatttcctggaaatcacattgtaggatttttaaagaatttatttgtaaattatggtggaaaataagtatttggtcaATAACAAAAGTTCAACTCAGTACTTTGTAATATAACCTTTGTTGGCAATGACAGAGGTCTAACATTTAATTTAGGtcttcaccaggtttgcacaCACTGTGGTGTTTTGGCCCATTCCTCCATGCAGATCTCCTCTAGAGCAGTGATGTTTTGGGGCTGTCGCCGGGCAACACACTGTGTTGAACACAGACTTTCAACTTCCTCCACAGATTTTCTATGGGGTTGAGGTCTGGAGACTGGCTAGGCCACTCCAGGACTTTGAAATGCTTTTTACGGAGCCACTCCTTCTTTGCCCGGACggtgtgtttggggtcattgtcATGCAGGAAGACCCAGCCACGTTTCATCTTCAATGCTCCAGGTTTTGGCTCAAAATCTCACAATACATGGCCCCATTCATTCTTTCCTTAACACGGATCAGTCATCCTGTCCCCTTTGCAGAAAAACCGCCCCAAAGCATGATGTTTCCACCCCCATGCTTCACAGTAGGTATGGTGTTCTTGGGATGCAACTCAgcattcttcttcctccaaacaCGACGAGTTGAGTTTGTACCAAAAAGTTctattttggtttcatctgaccaCATGACATTCTCCCAATCCTCTTCTGGATCATCCAGATGCTCTCTGGCAAACTTCGGACGGGCCTGCCCTGGACACGTACTGGCTTAAACAGGGGGACACGTCTGGCACTGCAGGATTTGAGTCCCTGTCGGCGTAGTGTATTACTGATGGTAACCTTTGTTACTTTGGTCCCAGCTCTCTGCAGGTCCTTCACCAGGTTCCCCCGTGTAGTTGTGAGATTTTTGCTCACTGTTCTCATGATCATTTTGACCCCACGGGATGAGATCTTGCGTGGAGCTCCAGATCGAGGGAGATTATCAATGGTCTTGTATGTCTTCCATTTTATCTTTTATACAGATAATAAGTTCAAACAGGTGCCATTCTTAAAGAATAAGTTACAGGTCTGtgagagccagagatcttgCTTGTTTGTAGGtgaccaaatacttattttccaccataatttacaaataaattctttaaaaatcctacaatgtgatttccaggatttctttttcacattctgtctctcacggttgaagtgtacctatgatgaaacttacagacctctgtcatcattttaagtgggagaacttgcacaatcggtggctgactaaatacttttttgccccactgtaaatacatatacacatatatacatatatacatacatacatgtacataaacAGCACCAGGACAGTTTCCGTACAAACGTGACGTCATGGTTTGGAAACGTGGAAGTTTTCCCTCTGAACGCCCCGGGcaaagaggtcagaggtcgcagAGTACAGTGGGGGATGAAGACCAGGCCTCCCACAAACgtacgtcatcatcatcatcatcatcatcatcacatgtgACACCGTGAGAACGCCTGAGCCGACTGCTCTGGTTTTCCTCTGAAAGTTTcacaatgaaagaaaaatgtgtatttaatagtaatgtatttaataataatgtatttaatagtatataaaaatatataatgatATTTCAATGTAAACGCTGTGAATCCAAATGGATGTTTATATAAAGACCTCtggcccatagagaaaatcagtgattttatctgcggggacacaggagatgctggtccactgctgccctcgtgtggtcactctgtgtcactgaggtcaatctgaataaaggatttaaaatgacaaaaatgacaaaatgacacatttgaacttagtgatgaaggcagcagtggatcaacaactcccgtgtgtgtgatgtcaaaatcactgattttctctgtggactttggtgtgtgagagtgagtggtttacaaacatcagtttgaTGAAAGGGATGTAAATGTAACTAAAATAGCACTTAAAGGGATAGAGAGTTTGAGTGTCTACTTCTGGTCTTTAGAGTTTTTCAGAAAGATACAGAAATAAGAATATTTATAACTCACTGTTCTTCACAGATCCTCAGGCAGAAAACTCTAAATTTACCTTCTGTATTTCTGGCCTTTTACACAATATTGTATTAATATACTGAGAACTTTAGCACCTGTTCCTTTAAAAAGATAAAGggcttttttattgtttattaagcACAGAATTCTGAGgggttttttcccctcagattCCCAATTTTAAccttaatctcagatttctgacttttttcctaatctcagatttctgtaataataataattttgaatCTGAACTCAAACCAaatccaaccctacctttattTTAAGCtcattttaaaccttttttctaacttaacacattttaacGTCTGTCTCTGAAACGTACGtttagaagaaagaaaaaatgcgAAACTTGAGTTTTCCaacaaaagcatttattttttttgtgtcttttttgaaGGAAATTAAATCCCGACATCACAAACATGTTCACGCGTGACTTTACACGTTCTGCTCGATGCTTTGGCAACTTCATGTCAACagaaagttaaattaaatttaaaaaacaaacaagaaactcATCCATCCACGTGGCGTCACGTCAAAACAGATTCATGTTTGTATCAGTGAGACGAGACGGGGGCGGGGCCATGGAAACATCAGcataaaaatcacttttttaacGTCCTTAtaatttaaatttgactttCCTGCCCGAGCCGCGGTGACGCGCCCGTTTCTAAGTGTACATCATCTCAGCCATGTGCGACATCTTCTTGGGGATGTACAGATAATACTCCATGTAGCCAGAAAGGTCCTCTATTGTGATGTCGTCCACGTAGCCGCGCGCCTGCTCCGAACACGAGCGCGGCGACCCCGACGGGAGCGGCGACGATGTCGTCGAGGCGGCAGCGTTACTGTTCGGAGTTCTGGGGGCGGAGCCGCCGTGGCTCGGCAGGCTCTGCTCGCACTCCGAGATGACGTCACGGAGACCCGTGAAGGAGTAAACCTCCACGCCGTGCCAGCCCTGAGGATGCGACTGACACTGGCACTGATGGTCGGCGCCCTGGACGCGCTCCTGGGAGTCAGGGCTGCTCTTCTgggcgcagcagcagcagcagcacggcaTGCTGGCGCCACCTACAGAGCAGTGCAGCTCAGACAAAGCTCTGAAGTCGGCGGCCTCGGCGCGCCTCGGTGATCCTGACGCTGCTCCGGCACAGGCACTTTTCTCCAAATCGCCCTCCTTGCCCGACTGGACACCTGCCCCCGCGACAGAAGCGACACCGGGGTTCTCCAAGGATGGCGAGGAAACCGCGGCGCCAACTAGTGTCTCAAAACCAGCACAAGATCCGAAAACCAGGGGAGAGACGTGGCCGGAGTTGCCTGAAGGCGGGAGCTCTTTCTTAGCAGAGGCGGACCTTGTGTCGAGCGGAGGGCGTGGCTCCGCAGGCTCGGGAGTGGCCAGGCGCTGGTGCTTCAGGCAGCCACCGGAGGGCGACAGAGCGGAGGCTGTGGAGGTGCTGCAGTATGTGAACTTCGGCGGGTGAAGGATGGGCGACTTGGACCTGCGGCGGCGCTGCGTCCTCGCTGCTCCTCTGGACGATTTCCTCGTACAGCTGAAagcagagcagaaaaaaaaggtaataaaaacagcaacaacaaaaaacccactGAACATCACACAGTGGCGGCGCCTCCACACACCCGTGCCAGTTGTCCTTCGGACTGCTGAGCTTGGTCTTGGCTCCGTTGGCGTCTGAACCGGGCCGAGGAGCCGCTCTGGGAGCCAACGCCTCCGACACGCTCACAGCTCCGGGTAaactgaggagaagaagaagagggaaggtttgccacagagacatgttcacacagttgtgtatatatatatatttatatatacatatatatatatatatatatatatatatatatacatatacacacatgtatacacaataaccctcttatgacatcatgataatcaggccatCTGGATttatatctggcagttattcaaccgtttaggaatgaTGGTCCTGAGAAGCGGACGTCGGTGATggactctctctctgcttttacaGTGGGAATAAAATGAGCGGAGCGAACACAGCAGGGATTCGAACCCCAACCAGCTGAGCTAGTGGGGGTGATACGTGGCCACTGTACAGCACCAAACTGAACTgctccacttggtggaaacacagctaaaCAGCATGAAGAGAAGTGTGGTGCAGTAATTTACCTCTCCGCGTCCACCCTGAGCTTCTTAAACGCCGTCTGCAGTGTCTCCTCCTCGCAGTCCTTCCCTCCTGCCTCCATGGTGGGAGGAGGACGCTCTGACCAGCCACCcagctgcaacacaaacacacaacggCAACAGTTTGAgttgttgtttacttttatatACTTCTATGCACTAAAAAAGTGCTTTTAC
Coding sequences within:
- the oser1 gene encoding oxidative stress-responsive serine-rich protein 1, which encodes MEAGGKDCEEETLQTAFKKLRVDAESLPGAVSVSEALAPRAAPRPGSDANGAKTKLSSPKDNWHGCTRKSSRGAARTQRRRRSKSPILHPPKFTYCSTSTASALSPSGGCLKHQRLATPEPAEPRPPLDTRSASAKKELPPSGNSGHVSPLVFGSCAGFETLVGAAVSSPSLENPGVASVAGAGVQSGKEGDLEKSACAGAASGSPRRAEAADFRALSELHCSVGGASMPCCCCCCAQKSSPDSQERVQGADHQCQCQSHPQGWHGVEVYSFTGLRDVISECEQSLPSHGGSAPRTPNSNAAASTTSSPLPSGSPRSCSEQARGYVDDITIEDLSGYMEYYLYIPKKMSHMAEMMYT